CAGCGCGCGAGCTCGGGTTCACTGTTGCCCGTCGGCTGCTCGATCAAGGGGCGGCCGGCCTCGTATCCCGAGAGCAATCCTCATGACCACTTCCGAAATCAAGCAGGACCGACCGTTGGACGGCTGGCGCATCCTCGTGCCCCGTGGCGGGCCGTGGGGCGACAGCGTCGCCGCGAGTCTGCGGGCGCTGGGCGCCGTGCCCGTCGTCGCACCACTGATCAACTTCGCCCCGACCACGGATCAGGCGACGCTCGACACCGCGCTGGCGCAGTTGGCCGCGGGCGAGTTCGACTGGCTGACGGTCACGAGCGCCACCACCGTCGACGTGCTCTTCGCCCACCGGGCGGCGGTGCCGCGGGAGACCAAGATCGCCGCCGTGGGGGAGACGACCGCGGCGGCGCTGCAGGCGGTCGGCTACGAGGTCACGCTGGTCCCCGAGCAGGACAACTCGGCAGAGGGTATGGCGCAGCAGCTCATCGCCCTCGAGAAGGAGCCGCGTCGCATCCTCGCCCTTCGCAGCGAGATCGCGAAGCCCGTGCTCAGCAGACTGCTCTCCGAGGCGGGGCATGACGTACATGGCGTCGTCGCCTATCGCACGGTCGGTGTGCCGGTCACGGAACGGATCCGCCGCGACGTCGAGAACGGCCGGATCAACGCGATCCTCATCACCAGCGGCTCTGTCGCCGAGCAGGTGCGCGAGCAGTTCCCGGAGATCCCCGATGACACGCTGCTCGCGGCGATCGGACCACGCACGGCGAATGACGCCCAGCGTGCCGGTCTGCCGGTGTCGGTCGTCGCCGACCGTCAGACCATCGACGCCCTGATCGATGCGGTCTCGCACTTCACGCTTCCGCACGCGGCCGACGAGTTCGCGCCGTGAGCTTTCCCGATGTCCGGCTGAGGCGAGTGCGTCAGTCTCGTGCGGTGCGCGACCTCGTGCGCGAGACCTCGCTGCAGCCGCGGCAGCTCGTGCTGCCCCTGTTCGTGCGCGAAGGCATCGCCGAACCCGTGCAGATCGGGTCGATGCCCGGTGTCGCTCAGCACTCGCTCGACTCGCTGCGCGCAGCCGCGGTCGAGGCCGCGGAGGCGGGGGTCGGCGGCGTGATGCTGTTCGGCGTGCCCGCGGTGCGCGATGCCGTCGGCTCCGGCGCCGATGATCCGCGAGGCATCCTGAACGTCGCGACGGAAGCGCTGGCCTCCGAGGTCGGCGACGCGCTCGTCGTGCAGACCGATCTGTGCCTGGACGAGTTCACCGATCACGGCCACTGCGGCGTGCTCGCCGGCGACGGGTCCGTCGACAACGACGCGACGCTCAAGCGGTACACCTCGATGGCGCTGGCGCAGGCCCGTGCCGGCTCTCAGCTGCTGGGGCTGTCCGGGATGATGGACGGCCAGGTCACGGTGATCCGCAGGGCGCTCGACGCCGAGGGTTTCACCGACACGCTTCTGCTCGCCTACGCCGCGAAGTACGCGAGCGCCTTCTACGGACCCTTCCGCGAGGCGGTCGACTCTCAGCTGAAGGGCGACCGTCGCACGTACCAACTCGATCCGGGCAACCGGCGCGAGGGCGTGCGCGAGGCTGTCGTCGATGAGGCCGAGGGCGCCGACATCGTCATGGTGAAACCGGCCATGGCCTTCCTCGACGTGCTGCGCGAGGTTCGCGACACGGTGAGTATTCCCGTGTGGGCATATCAGGTGTCCGGCGAGTACGCGATGATCGAAGCCGCCGGCGCGAACGGCTGGATCGACCGTCGTGCGGCCATCCTCGAATCCCTTCTCTCCATCCGCCGCGCCGGTGCGGATGCGGTGCTCACCTACTGGGCCACCGAAGCGGCCGGCTGGCTGCGCGACTGACTTCTCCGAGGAGCTCTCCTTCATGACCGACCGCAATGACGACCTGTTCTCCGCTGCCCGCGCGGTGATCCCCGGTGGGGTCAACTCGCCGGTGCGCGCCTACGGTTCGGTCGGCGGGACGCCGCGGTTCCTCGCCTCCGCGAAGGGGGCGCGGGTCACTGACGCGGCTGGTCGTGAGTACGTCGACCTCGTCGCTTCGTGGGGTCCTGCCCTGCTCGGTCACGCGCACCCTGAGATCGTCGCGGCGGTGCAGGAGGCGGCGTCCCGCGGCCTGTCCTTCGGCGCGCCGACCGAGGGCGAGGTCGAGCTCGCCACGCTGATCGCCGACCGCGTGCGGTTCGGCGAGGTCCGTCCTGTCGAGCGCGTGCGTCTGGTCTCCACCGGAACCGAGGCGACCATGACGGCGATACGCCTCGCGCGGGGCGCCACCGGTCGCGACCTGCTCGTGAAGTTCGCCGGGCACTACCACGGTCACTCCGACGGTCTTCTCGCCGAAGCGGGTTCGGGTGTCGCCACGCTCGCCCTTCCCGGTTCTGCCGGGGTTCCGGCGCCGATCGCGGCCCAGACTCTCGTGATCGGCTACAACGACCTGGATGCGCTGGCTGCGGTGTTCGCCGAGCATGGTCAGCGCATCGCCGCCGTCATCGTCGAGGCATCGGCGGCGAACATGGGCGTCGTCGCGCCGATGCCCGGGTTCAACCGGCTGATCGCCGAGACCGCCCACGCGCACGGTGCCCTGATGATCATCGACGAGGTGCTCACCGGATTCCGCGTGCACCCGGCAGGGTTCTGGGGTCTGCAGGCCGCAGCGGGCGAGGACTATCTGCCCGACATCTTCACCTTCGGCAAGGTCGTCGGCGGGGGGATGCCGTTGGCGGCGCTGGGTGGACGAGCCGAGATCATGGACCTGCTGGCTCCGCTCGGACCGGTGTACCAGGCAGGGACGCTGTCCGGGAACCCGCTCTCGGTCGCTGCGGGGCTCGCGACGCTGCGGCTCGCGACGCCCGAGGTCTACGCGACCGTCGACGCGGCGGCCGCACGGGTGTCCGCTGCTCTCGATGCCGCTCTCACATCAGCGGGTGTGACGCACGCGGTCGCCACCGCCGGCAACCTGTTCAACGCGTCCTTCCGGGCATCGGCGCCGAGGGACTACGCCGAGGCTCAGGCGCAGGAGTCGTACCGCTATGCGCCGTTCTTCCACTCGCTGCGTGAGCAGGGCGTGGCTCTTCCGCCGAGCGTGTTCGAGGCCTGGTTCCTCACCGCAGCGCACGGCGAGGAAGAGCTGCAGCAGATCGAGGCCGCCCTCCCCGCTGCTGCGGCTGCCGCGGCAGCTGCGCGCCCGTAACGCGACTCCGGTCAGAAGGACATCGGTCGGCGCCTCGCGCTGATCGGTGGCATTCGCGCACCCGGCAGTGAATCGAGTATGGTACATATGTTCGAATCACGGGGAAGAAATCATGATGACTGGTGCTGATCGACAAGGGATCGTTGCGTTCCTGTGAACAACTTCCAGACAACTGGCAGGACGGCGCTGGCAGACTGGGTGACATGGTGACGTTGTTGCTGGACCAGACGCAACTCGAGGTCGTTCTCTCGCCGATCGAACGTGCCGCCACCTTCCACCGCGACAACCTCCGGATCGCGCGCGACACCATCACCAAGGTGCAGCTGACAGAAGATGCCTGGACCTGGCTGCGTGGAGTCCCCAACCCCGGGACGCACATCCCCGGTGTGCTCGCTGCGGGCAGCTGGAAGGCCGCGGGCAGCCTCGACTTCGTGCTGATCCGCCGGCGTCGCCCGAGTGTCGTGATCGACCTCGAGGGCGATGAGCAGTACCGACGGCTGATCCTCACCACGAGTCACGGGCTCGCGCTCACGCAGGCACTACGCCTCGACGTGACCGACGAGCCGGCGAACGTCGAAGAGATCGTGGCGACCGCACCGGTGCCTGTCTCGAAGGGCCGCCGTCGGCCCGTCATCCGGCCCCGACCCGCCTGACCTGCAGCTTCGGGGCGCACGCCGGGTGCGGCGACCTCCTCTGAACGAAGAACGCCCTCCAGACCTGCGGGTCCGGAGGGCGTTCCATGTCAGCTGAAGCTCAGTTGTGGTGGTGCTCGTCGCCGTCGTGGTTGTCGTTGTCGGCATGGTTCTGATCGACATCGGCAGGGCCGGATTCCTCGGTGCCGGACTCCGGGTGCTCTGACGTGTCGTGACCGGCTTCGTCCGTCTCGGAGTGACTCGAGGACTCCGCGAGCGGCACGGTGTCGATGATGCCGGTGGATGCGACGGTCCAGTGCGCGCCCTCTGCGGGGGTGTCGTCGCTGCCCGCCGTCTCGCTCTCCGCGCTCAGCGGGTAGTCCTTGGGCTCGTCCTCGTAATACGCACGCGCCGCCGCGGCGAGCATCGAGCTCACCGCCGCAGAGCGGGGGTCTTCGTCGTCGACGTCGACAGGGGAGGAGTCGGCGTCGGCGTCGGACGCGGGGGCCTGGTCATCCTCGGATGCGTCGTGGAGATCGGCGAAGATCTCGACACCGCTGTGGTCCTCGTCGCCGTGCACCTCCTCGGATCCGGGGGCGTCGACCGATACGGCGGTAACGCCGTCGGCGTCCTCGGCAGAGGCGTCGTTCACCGCGGTCGGTGCTGCAGCACCGAACAGGATCTCATCGAACGACCGTTCCGGGGCCTCCTCGAAGGAGACCGCGTCGTCCTGAACGTCGTGACCCGGCTCGCCGTCGGTCTGCTCGCCGTCGGTCTGCTGGTCGTCAGTCTCCAGTCCGTCGACCACCGCGGCGTCCGCGGATGCGTCGCCTTCAGCAGCATCGCCCGCCTCTTCGGTCGCCGCGTCCACATCGGTATCCACGTCCACGTCGGCGGCAGGAGCGTCAGGCTCATCCGCGACCTGCTCGGTGTCGACCTGCTGGGTGTTTTCCTGTTCCGTGCGGTCGTGGTCCGTGTCGACGGATGCGGCGAGGTCGTCGGCCACGGCTGCGCCCGCAGGAGCGGCGGCGGCCTCGGCCGCCCACGCGGCAGCTGCGGCGACAGGGATGGCGACAACCGAATCGGCGGGAGCCGGTGCGGAAGCGTCTGCCGCTTCCTCGGAAGCACTCTCGTCGGCAGCGGCCTCTTCGGAGATCGCCTCCGAGGGTGCCGGCGCGGCGAGCTGCGGCGGGGTCGTCGCAGCGTTCGGTGCGAAACGGCCCCCGCGCATCAGATCGATGAAGACGTCTTCGAGCGTCGGTCCGCGCTGCACCAGGGTGCTCAGCGCGATGCCCGCTTCGGCGGCGACGGCGCCGACCGTGCCGGCATCCCCGCCACGCACCGTCAAGCCCGAACGCAGCACCTCGATGTCGAATCCGGCCGCCATGAGCGAAGCCGTCAGCGCGGCGCGATCAGCGGCGTCGACGATGACGGAGCCGCCCTTGGGGTCGGCGAGAGTCTCGATGCCGCTGGCAAGTACGAGCGTGCCCTTCGAGAGCACGAGCACGTTGTCGGCGACCTGCTCGACCTCGCTGAGGACGTGCGACGACACGAGCACGGTGCGTCCCTCGTCGGCGAGACGTCGCATCAGCAGGCGCATCCAGCGGATGCCCTCGGGGTCGAGCCCGTTGGCCGGCTCGTCGAAGACGAGGGCGCCGGGGTCGCCGAGGAGCGCGTGGGCGACGCTGAGCCGCTGACGCATGCCGAGGGAGAAGCCGCCGATGCGGGAGTCGCCCTCGCCCTCGAGGCCGACCAGCGAGAGCACCTCGCCGACGCGCGACAGGGGGATGCCGTTCGCCTTGGCGGCGATGGTCAGCTGGCGTTCGGCGGTGCGGCGAGGACGGTAGACCGTCTCCTCGAGCACCGCGCCGATCGTACGCAACGGCTGGCGGAGCTCGGCGTAGGTGGCGCCGCCGATGGTCGCCGTGCCGGATGTGGCGCGCACCTGACCGAGCAGGATGCGCAGCGTCGTGGTCTTGCCGGCTCCGTTCGGGCCGAGGAAGGCGGTGACGGCACCGGGCTCGACGCGCGCGGAGAAGTCCGAGACGGCGGTCACCTCATTGAAGCGCTTCGTCACGTGCGTGAACTCGAGCACCTGTCCTTCAGGCATCCGTGACCTCTCGTCGCATTTTGAACAGTTCCTCCCTATCCTGCCGGAAAAGCCTGTCGGATCCCGCATTTCGCGCGGAATACCGCCGTTTGCCGAAAGGGGTAGCCTGGCGAGCGTGACCGATTCTCACGCTGCATCCCGTGTCCTCGTCCGCACCGAAGGGGCGCTCGGGCGGCTCACGCTCAATCGCCCTGAGGCGATCAACGCCCTCGACGTCGAGATGATCCAGGCCCTCACCGCGGCGTTGAACGCCTGGCGCGACGACACCGACGTGCAGATCGTGCTGCTGGACGGGGCAGGCGGGCGTGGCATGTGCGCCGGCGGCGACGTGCGCGCACTGCACGCGCAGATCGTGGCAGGGCAGGCCGAGCAGACCGCCGAGTTCTTCCGCGCCGAGTACGCGTTGAACGCCATGATCGCCGAGTACCCCAAGCCGGTGGTGGCCCTCGCCGACGGCATCACGATGGGCGGCGGGATCGGGCTCGCCGGTCACGCGGCGATCCGCATCGTCACGGAGCGCTCCCAGCTCGCGATGCCCGAGACGCGGATCGGATTCACGCCGGATGTCGGCGGCACCTGGCTGCTCGGCCGTGCGCCCGGACGGCTCGGCGAGTACTTCGGCCTCACCGGGGCAGTGATGAATGGAGCGGATGCCGTCTATCTCGGGTTCGCCGATCACTACGTGCCGTCGGAGCGCCTCGAGGCGCTGAGCGAGGCTCTCGCGTTCCGCGCCGACCCGACGAGCCCCAGCGAGATCGTGCTGCTGTTCGACGAGACGCCCGAGCCCTCGCAGCTGCCCGCGTCGAGGGAGTGGATCGACGAGGCCTTCTCCGCTCCCACCGTGAGCGAGATCATCGAACGCCTGCAGGCGCAGGGCACGACGGATGCCGCCGCAACCGCGGATCTCCTCGAGGGTCTCGCGCCGACCGGCCTCACGGTCACGCTCGATGCCGTGCGCGAGGCACGCGACCTGCCGGGGCTTCGCGCGGCGCTGGAGGGCGAGTACCGCCGCGTGATGTGGTTCGTGAACGAGCACCCCGACCTCGTCGAGGGCATCCGCGCGCAGATCGTCGACAAGGATCGCAACCCGAAGTGGGACCCGGCGACCCTGGCCGAGCTCGCTCCGGACGCCGGTGCCCCTGCGCGCGCGTACGTTCCGCAGCCCGCCCTGTTCTGAGCCCGGGTTGTTCTGAGCCCGCCCTGTTCTGAGCGAGGGCGTGTTCACCTGTCGGGAGGATGCACGGTTGTCGGGCAGAACGGGCGGTTTCGTCACGCGAGACGCCGGAACTCCCGACGGACGAACTCCGGTGAGCTCGAGGTCGTACGTCACGGGGCCGGTTTGCCGGAAACTCGTTGTTCGTCCGAGTGGAGAAACCGCTGATCGGAGCGGGAGGCGGTTCGCTGTGAGCGAAGGTCCACCGTGAGGGGGATACGAATGTCCGTGGATCGTGGCACTCTGTCTTGTGGCCGATTGTCGGTCGGCATCCGTCTGCCGAGAAATCCGCCGCTTCATCCTTCCTAGAAAGTCCGCCTGTGCTGGGAAAAATCCTCCTCCGCTATCTCTCCCGATACCGATGGCTGCTGCTCGCGGTGCTGGTCTTCCAGCTCGCCAGCGTGGCGGCGACCCTCTACCTCCCGCGCCTGAACGCCGACATCATCGACAAGGGCGTCGCCCGCGGTGACACGGCGTACATCTGGAGCACCGGTCTGTTCATGCTCGCGGTCTCGCTGGGGCAGATCATCGCCTCCGTCACCGCGACCTACTTCGCCGCACGCGCCGCGATGGGCGCCGGCCGCGACATCCGTGCCGACGTGTTCGGCAAGGTCAGCGGCTTCTCCGAGCGCGAGGTGTCGCAGTTCGGCGCCGGCTCGCTCATCACCCGCAACACCAACGACGTGCAGCAGGTGCAGATGCTCGCCATGATGGGCGCCACCATGCTCGTCACGGCCCCGCTGCTCGCGATCGGCGGCATCATCTTCGCCGTGCAGACCAATGTCGGCCTGAGCTGGCTCATCGCCGTCTCGGTGCCGCTGCTGCTGATCCTGGCCGCCGTCGTGATCGGGCGCATGGTGCCGCTGTTCCGCAGCTACCAGGGCAAGCTCGACAACGTCAACCGCATCATGCGCGAGCAGCTCACGGGTGTCCGCGTCGTGCGCGCCTTCGTGCGCGAGCGCATCGAGGAGGAGCGCTTCCGCGGCGCCAACACCGACATCATGGTGGTCGGGCGCAAGGTCGGCTCGCTCTTCGTGCTGCTGTTCCCGCTGTTCATGCTCATCCTCAACGTCACCGTCGTCTCGGTCATCTGGTTCGGCGGCATCGAGGTCAACAACGGCACGGTGCAGGTGGGCACGCTGTTCGCCTTCATGCAGTACATCGGCCAGATCATGGGCGGCGTCATCATGGCCAGCTTCATGGCGATGATGATCCCGCGCGCCGCGGTCTCGGCCGAGCGCATCGGCGAGGTGCTCGACTCCGAGTCCACTCTGGTCCGCCCCGAGAACGGCGTCACGGAGTTCCCGGTCCCCGGTGCCGTCGCACTCGACGACGTCGAGTTCACCTACCCCGGAGCCGACTCCCCGGTGCTCACCGGCATCAGCTTCGCCGCGCAGCCGGGCGAGACGGTCGCGATCGTCGGATCCACCGGATCGGGCAAGACGACCCTCGTGTCGCTCATCCCGCGTCTGTTCGACGTCTCGGGTGGTGCCGTGCACGTCGGCGGCACCGATGTGCGCGAGGCCGACGTCGAGTCCCTCTGGGACAGCATCGGCCTGGTGCCGCAGCGTCCGTTCCTCTTCACCGGCACCGTCGCGTCGAACCTGCGCTACGGCCGCGAAGAGGCGACGGACGAAGAGCTCTGGCATGCGCTCGACATCGCTCAGGGCCGCGACTTCGTCGAAGAGATGCCCGACGGCCTCGAGTCCCGCATCGCCCAGGGCGGCACGAACGTCTCCGGCGGTCAGCGTCAGCGACTCGCGATCGCCCGTGCGATCGTGCACCAGCCGCAGATCCTCGTCTTCGACGACTCGTTCTCGGCCCTCGACCTCACGACGGATGCCCGGCTCCGCCAGGCACTGTGGCGGGAACTCCCGCACGTGACGAAGATCGTGGTCGCCCAGCGCATCTCCACGATCACGGATGCCGATCGCATCGTCGTCCTCGACGGCGGCACCATGGTCGGCGTCGGCACGCATGAGGAACTGCTCGAGACGAGCGACACCTACCGAGAGATCGTCGAGTCGCAGCTGGGGGTGGACGCATGAGCGCGCAGGACAACGACCAGGCCAAGGCCAAGCGCGGCCGCGGCAAGGCGGCACCCGCCGTGGCCGAGGTCGAGCTGAGCGCCGAGGAGAAGTACGAGGCCGAGCTCGCCGAGCAGGCGCGTCAGAACTCCGGCGATTGGGACAGTGTCGCACCCGGCAAGGCCGACAACTTCGGCCCCAGCTTCGCGCGCATGATCGGGCTGCTGAAGCCGTCGGCCATCTGGTTCGTCTTCGTGTCGATCCTGGGCGCGATCGGCGTGGTCCTGACGGTCGCGGCGCCCAAGGTGCTCGCCGAGGCGACGAACCTCGTCTACAAGGGCTTCATCTCGATCCAGCTCGGACAGCCGACCGACGGATTCCCCGGCTTCCCCGCCGGCACGTCGCAGGACGTCGTCGTCGAGGCCCTGCGAGCCGGCGGCCAAGACGACTTCGCGAACCAGGTCGGGGCGCTGGGTGACTTCACCGTCGGCCAGGGCGTCGACTTCGACGCGCTGCGGCTCGTCATCGCGGCGGTCCTCGGGATCTATGTGGCCGCGGCCTTCCTCACCTGGATCCAGGGCTACGTCATCAACGTGATCATGGTCCGCACCATGTGGCGACTGCGCGAGTCCGTCGAGGCGAAGATCAACCGCCTGCCGCTGGCCTACTTCGACAAGGTGCAGCGCGGCGAGCTGATCTCCCGCGTCACGAACGACATCGACAACATCACGCAGACGATGCAGCAGTCGCTCTCCGGTGCCCTCACCTCGGTGCTCACCGTGATCGGCGTGCTCGTCATGATGTTCTCGATCTCGTGGCAGCTCGCGCTCGTGGCCCTGGTCACGCTGCCGCTCATGGGAGTGATCTTCGGCATCATCGGACCGCGGTCGCAGAAGGCCTTCGGCATGCAGTGGCGCAAGGTCGGTCGACTGAACGCCCGTGTCGAGGAGGCATTCTCGGGCCACGCGCTGGTGAAGGTCTTCGGACGCGAGAAGGATGCGCTTGACCGGTTCCAGGTCGAGAACGAAGAGCTGTTCCAGGCGAGCTTCAAGGCGCAGTTCCTCTCCGGCATCATCATGCCGGCCATGATGTTCGTCGGGAATCTCAGCTACGTGGGCATCGCGGTGCTCGGCGGTCTGATGGTCGCGAACGGTCAGCTCCGTCTCGGTGACGTGCAGGCGTTCATCCAGTACTCGCAGCAGTTCACGCAGCCGCTGTCCGAGCTGGGTGGCATGGCCGCGGTCGTGCAGTCCGGAACGGCATCGGCAGAGCGTGTCTTCGAGCTGCTGGACGCCGACGAGCAGGAGGCCGATGACGCCGACGCTCCCGATCTGGTGGAGGGCAAGGGCGTGATCGAGTTCGAGAACGTCGCGTTCTCCTACACGCCGGAGCGTCCGCTCATCCGTGACCTGTCGTTCCGGGTCGAGCCCGGGCAGACGGTCGCCATCGTGGGGCCGACCGGGGCGGGGAAGACCACGCTCGTCAACCTGATCATGCGCTTCTACGAGCTCAGCGGCGGGCGGATCATGCTCGACGGCCAGGATATCGCCGAGGTCACCCGCGACGAGCTGCGCTCACGCACCGGCATGGTGCTGCAGGACCCGTGGCTGTTCGCCGGCAGCATCCGCGAGAACATCCGCTACGGACGCTCCACCGCGACCGATGACGAGGTTCTCGCCGCCGCCAGAGCGACGTACGTCGACCGCTTCGTGCACGCCCTCCCCGAGGGCTACGACACGGTGCTCGACGAGGATGCAGCGAACGTGTCAGCGGGTGAGCGCCAGCTCATCACCATCGCGCGAGCCTTCGTCGCGCAGCCGTCGATCCTCATCCTCGATGAGGCCACCTCGGCGGTCGACACCCGCACCGAGCTGCTGCTGCAGCACGCGATGGCCGCGCTCCGTGAAGGACGTACGTCGTTCGTGATCGCGCACCGTCTGTCGACGATCCGCGACGCCGACCTCATCCTGGTGATGGAGCACGGCGACATCGTGGAGAAGGGCACGCACGACGAGCTGATCGCCGCGCAGGGCGCCTACTGGCGTCTGTACCAGTCGCAGTTCGAGCAGGCGGCGACCGACATCGACGCCGACGACGCTCTCACCGGGGCGACCCCGGTCGTCGTCACGGGTGAGGCGACCGACTCCGAAGGCGCCGCTGCGGAGGCCGCTGCCGCCGTGGCCGGAGCCTCGGTGGGTGCCCAGGTGCCGGCCGCGGAGACGGCGGCCGCGCAGGCTCTGCTGGAAGACGGAGCGGACGGCTCCGCCCGCCGCTCCTGATCTGCGGGCACAGCACAGACGACGCCCCATTCCGCTCACGCGGGGTGGGGCGTCGTCCTGTGCTGGTCACGCGACCGGGAGGCGAACGACGCGCTCGGGAGATGCGTGAGCGGAGAGGGTGGTCAGGAGCGGTCGGTCGTGATGCCGAGCAGTTCCAGCGGGTGGGTCAGACGCCACCACGGGCTCGGGCCCTCGACGTCTTCGGCCAGCACCAGAGGCGTCGTGATGGTGTTGAGGGGGCCGGCTGTGGTGAGCGTCCCCACCGCGTCGTCCTGCTCACGCTCGTCGCCGAGGGCGAAGTCCGCCGTGGCCGTGGCGGTCGCTGCGTTCCAGAGCACCACGTCGGCGTCGGATTCGGTGATGACGTCGACCTTCTCGCCCCAGGGGGTCGTGACCTGACCGACGACCGTGTTCTTCGCGACGGCCGGGGCCTGAGCTTCCAGCGCGGCTTCCGCCTCGGTGAACAGGGAGCGGGTGAGGGCGAGTCGCTGGTCGTTGCCGGCCTGGTTCAGGGCCGCGGCGTAGAGATGCACGGTCGTGTCGCCGATGACCACATCCTTCGCGGTGAGCAGGTTCCAGCCCACGAGCGTGCCGGTCTTGATGCCCACGACACCGGGGTCGTCGAGCATTCCGTTCGTGTTCACGACGGTGCCGGCACCCGGAAGATCGACCGACCTGGTCCCCACGATCTCTGCGAACACCGGGTTCTGCATGGCGCGCTCACCGAGGGCGATCAGGGCCTCGGGAGTGGCGACGTTGCGTTCGTCGAAGCCCGACGGCGTCACCACGGTGATGCCGGTGAGCCCGCGTTCTCGCAGCCAGACCTCTGCGGCACGGGCGAACTCGCGATCGGAACCCCAGATCTCGGTTGCCAGGCGGTCGATGTAGTTGTTCGCCGAGCCCATGAGCGTGCCCTGCAGCAGCTGATACTCCGTCAGAACGCCGCCGATCGGCACATCGAGGGCGGACTGGTCGCTGCGGCGGTAGTCCCAATACTTCACGCTGTCGGCGCGGGTGAACGAGAACTCGGGGCCCTGCTCGCCGAGCGCGAGCGGCATCCGGTCGAGCACCATCAGGCTGCTCACCACCTTGGTGATGCTCGCGATGCTCACCGCATCGGGGACCGATGCCGCGGTGCCCATGCCGGCGATCCCCACGGCGCCGGCGCCCTCGGTCGGCCAGGTGACCGTGGCAGCGGCGGCGGGCGTCGTCGCAAAATCGACCGACTGCACCGTGGGCGGCACCTCGTGCAACGGCCACAGCAGCGTGGTGCCGGCGTACACGGCGACGATGCCGACGAGCGTGGCCAGAGGCGCCAGGATTCCGGGGCGGGCGATGGCCGGACGAAGACGCGCCCCCCGCAGCAGGCCGTCGGTCGGTTCGGCTTCCGACATCTCGTCGAGAGTCGCGGCATCGGTGCCGGCGGCGGCCGTCGCGGTGTCCACCCATGTCAGAGCTGTGGCGGTGGTGGTGTCATCCGCCCACCGGGGTGACGCGCCGTCCAGCAGGGCGAGGGCGTCGTCAGAGGTCTCTGCGGCGACGGGCTCGCGAGGAACGAAAGGCGGCTTGGTCAGGGCGGGGGTCGCCGGTTCCGGCGACACCACCGGCTCCGGCGGCACGACGGGATCCGGTACGAGGGGATCCTGCGCGACCACCGGCTCCGCGGCGAGCGCGGGTGTCGACGTCTGCTCGGCCGTCAGCACCGAACCGGCTGCCGCAGCATCGACAGGTCCGGAGGGGGAGGCGTTCGCCGGGCCGTCGTCGCCGACGACGCCCGTCGCCTCGTCGGCGGGATCTGAAGCGGTCACTCGTTTACGGTACCCAATCCCGGGCGAGTTCCGCGGTGCGCGGCCTTGTCGCCGTGCGGGTGTCGCCGGCGGTAGGATCGTCAGCACAACCACGGGAGTCCGGCGAGCCGGGCTGAGAGGGAGCGAATCGCGCTTCGACCGTCGAACCTGATCTGGGTCATGCCAGCGCAGGGAGGAGTTCAGATGAGTACGTCCACGTCCACGTCCACATCCGCGACCGCGAAGACGCAGGGGAACACCCCGGGCCGGAGCTACCTGCGCTGGCGGATCGTCGACATCGTCGTCGCCAGCGTCCTCGGAGTCGCAGCCGGCTTGATCTTCCTGGCCTGGAACGTCGGGTACCTCGGGCCGAAGGCCCTGCTCGAGCCGCTGCTCCCCGGCATCCAGGGCCTCCTCGACGGCCCGTGGCTCTTCGCCGGCGTGCTCGGCGGACTCATCATCCGCAAGGCCGGGGCGGCGATCTACGTCGAGCTGCTCGCGGCGGTCGTCTCGGCGCTCATCGGCAACCAGTGGGGCGGGTTCCTCACCCTCGAGGCCGGACTCGTGCAGGGGCTCGGCGCCGAGCTGGTCTT
The DNA window shown above is from Microbacterium maritypicum and carries:
- a CDS encoding uroporphyrinogen-III synthase is translated as MTTSEIKQDRPLDGWRILVPRGGPWGDSVAASLRALGAVPVVAPLINFAPTTDQATLDTALAQLAAGEFDWLTVTSATTVDVLFAHRAAVPRETKIAAVGETTAAALQAVGYEVTLVPEQDNSAEGMAQQLIALEKEPRRILALRSEIAKPVLSRLLSEAGHDVHGVVAYRTVGVPVTERIRRDVENGRINAILITSGSVAEQVREQFPEIPDDTLLAAIGPRTANDAQRAGLPVSVVADRQTIDALIDAVSHFTLPHAADEFAP
- a CDS encoding ATP-binding cassette domain-containing protein translates to MPEGQVLEFTHVTKRFNEVTAVSDFSARVEPGAVTAFLGPNGAGKTTTLRILLGQVRATSGTATIGGATYAELRQPLRTIGAVLEETVYRPRRTAERQLTIAAKANGIPLSRVGEVLSLVGLEGEGDSRIGGFSLGMRQRLSVAHALLGDPGALVFDEPANGLDPEGIRWMRLLMRRLADEGRTVLVSSHVLSEVEQVADNVLVLSKGTLVLASGIETLADPKGGSVIVDAADRAALTASLMAAGFDIEVLRSGLTVRGGDAGTVGAVAAEAGIALSTLVQRGPTLEDVFIDLMRGGRFAPNAATTPPQLAAPAPSEAISEEAAADESASEEAADASAPAPADSVVAIPVAAAAAWAAEAAAAPAGAAVADDLAASVDTDHDRTEQENTQQVDTEQVADEPDAPAADVDVDTDVDAATEEAGDAAEGDASADAAVVDGLETDDQQTDGEQTDGEPGHDVQDDAVSFEEAPERSFDEILFGAAAPTAVNDASAEDADGVTAVSVDAPGSEEVHGDEDHSGVEIFADLHDASEDDQAPASDADADSSPVDVDDEDPRSAAVSSMLAAAARAYYEDEPKDYPLSAESETAGSDDTPAEGAHWTVASTGIIDTVPLAESSSHSETDEAGHDTSEHPESGTEESGPADVDQNHADNDNHDGDEHHHN
- the hemB gene encoding porphobilinogen synthase, which translates into the protein MSFPDVRLRRVRQSRAVRDLVRETSLQPRQLVLPLFVREGIAEPVQIGSMPGVAQHSLDSLRAAAVEAAEAGVGGVMLFGVPAVRDAVGSGADDPRGILNVATEALASEVGDALVVQTDLCLDEFTDHGHCGVLAGDGSVDNDATLKRYTSMALAQARAGSQLLGLSGMMDGQVTVIRRALDAEGFTDTLLLAYAAKYASAFYGPFREAVDSQLKGDRRTYQLDPGNRREGVREAVVDEAEGADIVMVKPAMAFLDVLREVRDTVSIPVWAYQVSGEYAMIEAAGANGWIDRRAAILESLLSIRRAGADAVLTYWATEAAGWLRD
- the hemL gene encoding glutamate-1-semialdehyde 2,1-aminomutase; translation: MTDRNDDLFSAARAVIPGGVNSPVRAYGSVGGTPRFLASAKGARVTDAAGREYVDLVASWGPALLGHAHPEIVAAVQEAASRGLSFGAPTEGEVELATLIADRVRFGEVRPVERVRLVSTGTEATMTAIRLARGATGRDLLVKFAGHYHGHSDGLLAEAGSGVATLALPGSAGVPAPIAAQTLVIGYNDLDALAAVFAEHGQRIAAVIVEASAANMGVVAPMPGFNRLIAETAHAHGALMIIDEVLTGFRVHPAGFWGLQAAAGEDYLPDIFTFGKVVGGGMPLAALGGRAEIMDLLAPLGPVYQAGTLSGNPLSVAAGLATLRLATPEVYATVDAAAARVSAALDAALTSAGVTHAVATAGNLFNASFRASAPRDYAEAQAQESYRYAPFFHSLREQGVALPPSVFEAWFLTAAHGEEELQQIEAALPAAAAAAAAARP